From the genome of Pseudomonas yamanorum, one region includes:
- a CDS encoding phage/plasmid replication domain-containing protein: MFIDWLTISQEHDHDLPVVCDVFTLTIDANTNEVLSTRQPRFKHEASFSTSVTIHVQGRKIRVEGNPSRVGRLDNLFGFTSIEQCVSVYNALLREYGLPGFTRCTRIDIRQGESGAKCGDRIADGAKIERIDLTTNVSLGEGNVLAYLRGVSSQRIGHSIGFLYPNGRTVAWTSKGNGKGGRLQYRKAYDKAFEMDQNCLPKIKRVFGEDSEEYKYVQRVKNYCAQEGVVRMEQELKSEYLQRETLCYWGLFDERRLAELHSEFLKIDEKLKVTAMDLQSIADKLIEQGICKGRASANATSSYAILWMSGHHHGLSQRAFETHAARLNKIGINIRNACDTSRFAPVFVRQCREVTKSTLSVPTWYQRPNHLHQVAA, encoded by the coding sequence ATGTTCATAGATTGGCTAACCATTTCGCAGGAGCACGACCACGATCTACCTGTCGTGTGCGACGTGTTTACCTTGACGATAGATGCCAATACAAACGAAGTCCTTAGCACTCGCCAGCCTCGTTTCAAGCATGAGGCCAGCTTTTCGACATCGGTCACGATTCATGTTCAGGGTCGCAAGATCCGCGTTGAAGGAAATCCCAGCCGGGTAGGGCGGCTCGACAACTTGTTTGGTTTTACTTCTATCGAGCAATGCGTCTCGGTTTACAACGCGCTGTTGCGTGAATACGGCCTTCCTGGTTTTACCCGCTGTACTCGCATTGATATTCGCCAAGGTGAGTCAGGAGCAAAGTGCGGCGACCGTATCGCCGATGGGGCAAAGATTGAACGGATAGATTTGACCACCAACGTTTCATTGGGGGAGGGCAATGTTCTTGCCTATCTGCGCGGCGTTTCTAGCCAGCGAATCGGTCATTCCATCGGCTTTCTGTATCCCAACGGGCGCACTGTTGCTTGGACTTCCAAAGGAAATGGTAAAGGCGGTCGCCTTCAATATCGAAAGGCGTATGACAAGGCCTTTGAAATGGATCAGAACTGTCTTCCAAAGATTAAGCGTGTCTTTGGTGAGGACTCAGAAGAATACAAATATGTTCAGCGAGTTAAAAACTACTGCGCACAAGAAGGCGTAGTTCGCATGGAACAAGAGCTTAAGAGCGAATATTTACAGCGTGAGACCCTTTGTTATTGGGGCTTATTTGATGAAAGGCGTCTGGCCGAACTCCATAGTGAGTTTCTTAAAATAGATGAAAAGTTAAAGGTGACCGCAATGGACCTTCAGAGTATTGCTGACAAACTGATTGAACAAGGCATTTGTAAGGGGAGGGCTTCTGCAAATGCTACTTCTTCTTACGCCATTCTTTGGATGAGCGGTCATCATCACGGTTTGTCTCAGCGTGCTTTTGAAACTCATGCGGCTCGGCTTAATAAAATCGGCATTAATATTCGTAATGCTTGCGATACCAGTCGTTTTGCCCCGGTCTTCGTTCGGCAGTGCCGCGAGGTGACGAAAAGCACTTTGTCTGTGCCAACTTGGTATCAGCGTCCTAATCACCTGCACCAGGTTGCAGCGTGA